cttggccactggtagccgatgacagcttaatatgcattgagctcggtttaagcgggccggagtcagtgggttaaacaaagggtgcggcctaagttgtcggccttgattattatgtgatataaatgttataagtttttgattgcatccatgattctgaatttaTGTTGcttgattaatgtggattatatgatgagagttcatgcttagtgagtatgttatctgttattcctgtttgtgttgcacatgttttcttgctgggccttggctcacagatgctacgtggtgcaggtaaaggcaagggtaagcttgatcaaccttgattggagagctctgcgagcggaatgtacatggtcggttgctcagctgccacggttgaggtttaggcaaggACGTGAGACCTAAAGAtagtctattttgccttagtatggctaaaaattacttatgtacttttggaagtctgtaaacctaCTTTTAAACCctgttacttttgggatcccgtgtatataactgttcaattatataaaatgaaacttttgagacccaaaacctttttaaccctagctcatacatgtttagtaacacgtttttttttttaaattaatgacttgattagcaagtcttgcaccttattaacacacagtgtagtggtcctgGATATCTAGAGTGTTACATTCAGCCCAGCTGTGAAGGCTTCAATAGTGCATATTGTCCTTATAATTGCAGTGGCAAAGTCTTGGGATATTAGACAATTGGACATTAATAATGCATTCCTAAATGGGAAACTTGAAGAGGATGTTTTCATGTGTCAACCTCAAGCCTTTGAAGACAAGGTGAGACCTAATTTTGTATGCAAACTTACCAAGTCTCTTTATGACCTAAAACAGGCTCCAAGAGCCTAGTTTGATAGAATGAGAACTACATTACTCAGCTGGGAGTTTACAAATTCTAAGGCTGACTGATctcttttcttttataaaactcTAACTGTGATCATAATGGTGCTTATATATGTGGATGATATAATAGTAACAGGGAACAATGCTGAGAAGCTTCAGCAATTCACCAAGTAATTGAATGATACTTTTGCTTTGAAGGATTTGGGACCTTTTCATTATTTCTTAGGAATTGATGTTAAGAGAGATGAAACATGCTTGTATCTAAATCAAGCCAAATATGTCAAGGAGCTACTATTCAGAACTGGTATGCTGCATCTAAAGCTAGTTTCTACTCCTATGACAGTAAAAACGCTATCCAAATCAGAAGGAGAAGTGCTTGAGAATCTGAAAATGTACAGGAGTGTGATTGGTAGGCTGCAATATTTGACGCATACAAGACCTGATATCTCTTTTGCTACTAATAAGCTTAGTCAGTTTCTTCAAACTCCTACTTCAGTACATTGGAATGCAGCCAAGAGAGTGCTTAGATACTTGAAGGGAACCTTGCACCATGGACTGCACATAAAATACTCAGATCAGCTTGCTATTATAGGTTATTCGGATGCCGATTGGGCTTGTTGTCTAGACGATAGGAGGAGTTTTGCTGGCTATTGTGTTTATCTAGGTCTCTGATATCATGGTCATCGAAAAAGCAGGCAGTAGTCTCTCGATCCAGCACTGAATCAGAGTACAAGGCTCTTGCACACGTTGCTGCTGAGATTTCATGGATTCAAGTTTTACTACAAGAGTTTGAATTCCATTTACCAAGTACTCCAATAACATGGTGTGATAACATGGGCGCAAGTGCACTAGCTGCAAACCCTGTGGTTGAAACCCCACATAGTTTGAGAGGGGCTATTAAGAAATGATATTTTGCACACCTTATTTACTCTGTCATTATCCTGTTATTTCTCATAACTTCTAGAAGATTGTCTTGCTGTCATTGTGGTCCCAATGTAACAAATTTTGTACAAACCGTTAGAATATTCCTTGCATAATTTTTCTGTGTATGATTTTGTAATCATAATGTTTCCGTTAGAGTCCCTGTACCAATGAGGTTATAAATAGAAGTGCGGCCAGCCTCATTCAGTGAGCTGAGCATTTATCAATATTGTGCAACTTTTCAAATTTCTTTCTATGACCTTGTTATTTGATCCATGCATGCATAGCATAGTAAAGTACAGATAAATATACGTAATTACAAACACACAGATTGAATTCTTTTAAGAGTATTTCTGAGCAATCTCCTGGAGGCAGCAAGTTAGGTCCACTGGTTTGGAGAACATGACCATATGATCTGAACCATTGATCACCTTGACCTCATCAGGTGGGTTGTTCTGGATCATCCACTCCTGGAAACTGGGCTTGATCACATTGTCTTGGTCACAAAGGATGAAGACTCTATTAACTGATCCATACTTCTCTTTGGACGGTTGGTCTTCTGGTGATAATATGGCGACTGAGAGATTGATTGGTCGAATCAATGACATCCCAAGAACCAAATCCTGATTCATTTCATTATATTAATATTGGAAAGAAGTAGAGAATTAATGTTCTATGgtcaaagaagagaagagaagtaaCTGTTGTGCTGTGAGATCTTTGTAGTTGTTTACCTCTGGTGGGGAGAGCTGATACAATTTGGATTCCATAAATTTGGGCCCAAAGACTATGGTGGTTGGAGGATGACCAGGCCCTTTATCAAATGTAAATTCTGAGTCCAAGTAAGAGTCCAAACTTTGACCATACTGCATAT
The genomic region above belongs to Humulus lupulus chromosome 1, drHumLupu1.1, whole genome shotgun sequence and contains:
- the LOC133811629 gene encoding methyl jasmonate esterase 1-like: MTECVRVSSLNSSKYKSLFCVWNMQYGQSLDSYLDSEFTFDKGPGHPPTTIVFGPKFMESKLYQLSPPEDLVLGMSLIRPINLSVAILSPEDQPSKEKYGSVNRVFILCDQDNVIKPSFQEWMIQNNPPDEVKVINGSDHMVMFSKPVDLTCCLQEIAQKYS